One Fretibacterium sp. OH1220_COT-178 DNA window includes the following coding sequences:
- a CDS encoding YfcC family protein yields the protein MKKEFAQNKISRMPNAIVLLLGLLLLVGVLSYFIPSGQYDKVMVNGKEVVDPTSFHLVEKKPLSPLDILNAVHQGMAAAGPLIFMILIIGGAIRLFESTGAIAGVVAAFARRFGSERSSWVLTLIFLFFAALGAFPGMLEAAIPFAPLCVAIALALGDDMIVGIAVPVVAISIGWTAGPTNPWTVGIGQNLAGLPMFSGIGYRLLILAVLSLVALSYILFYAGRIKRNPGRSLSLGIDAVSAEVPAGRLEQTPFTATHKIVLAIFVLTLGAIVYGAIMWRWGFAQMASLYILGGTAAGVVCGWGPNRIADTFVEGGRAIFSGVVAVGLARGLSVIMEKAGIIDTIIHYLSLPMKELSTMTSATIMFVIQTVINFFIPSGSGQAMATLPIMLPLADILGVGKQVAILAFQFGDGLSNVCYPTVAVLIAYLTYTGVPFSRWLRFIMPCMLLLWIVAAGFTAAGVLIGWN from the coding sequence ATGAAAAAGGAATTCGCGCAGAACAAGATCAGCCGCATGCCCAACGCCATCGTGCTCCTGCTGGGCCTCCTCCTTTTGGTGGGGGTCCTCTCGTACTTCATCCCCTCGGGGCAGTATGACAAGGTCATGGTCAACGGCAAGGAGGTTGTGGACCCGACAAGCTTTCACCTCGTGGAGAAAAAGCCCCTTTCGCCCTTGGATATCCTCAACGCCGTCCATCAGGGTATGGCCGCCGCGGGGCCACTGATCTTCATGATCCTGATCATCGGAGGGGCCATACGCCTCTTCGAGAGCACGGGGGCGATTGCGGGTGTGGTGGCCGCTTTCGCGCGCCGTTTCGGAAGCGAACGCAGCTCCTGGGTGCTCACGCTGATCTTCCTGTTCTTCGCCGCGCTAGGGGCCTTCCCTGGAATGCTCGAGGCCGCCATCCCCTTCGCACCGCTGTGCGTGGCGATCGCTCTGGCGCTGGGCGACGACATGATCGTCGGCATCGCCGTTCCCGTCGTCGCCATCTCCATCGGTTGGACGGCCGGGCCCACGAACCCTTGGACGGTGGGAATCGGCCAGAACCTGGCGGGGCTCCCGATGTTCTCGGGCATCGGCTATCGTCTGCTGATCCTGGCCGTCCTGTCGCTCGTGGCCCTGAGCTACATTCTTTTCTACGCGGGCCGCATCAAACGCAACCCTGGACGCAGCCTGAGCCTGGGGATCGACGCCGTGTCCGCCGAGGTCCCTGCAGGGCGACTCGAGCAGACGCCCTTTACGGCGACGCACAAGATCGTGCTGGCCATCTTCGTGCTGACACTGGGGGCCATCGTGTACGGAGCGATCATGTGGAGGTGGGGCTTCGCCCAGATGGCCTCGCTCTATATCCTGGGCGGAACGGCGGCCGGAGTCGTCTGCGGCTGGGGCCCCAACCGTATCGCGGACACCTTCGTCGAGGGCGGACGGGCCATCTTCTCAGGGGTCGTCGCGGTCGGTCTGGCACGCGGCCTCTCCGTAATCATGGAGAAGGCGGGCATCATCGACACCATCATTCACTACCTCTCCCTGCCGATGAAGGAGCTTTCGACCATGACCTCCGCGACAATCATGTTCGTCATTCAGACCGTCATCAACTTCTTTATCCCCAGCGGAAGCGGCCAGGCCATGGCCACACTGCCGATCATGCTTCCCCTGGCGGACATCCTCGGAGTCGGCAAACAGGTAGCCATTCTGGCCTTCCAGTTTGGTGATGGGCTTTCCAACGTCTGCTACCCCACCGTGGCAGTGCTGATTGCCTATCTCACGTACACCGGAGTTCCCTTTTCCCGCTGGCTGCGCTTCATCATGCCCTGCATGCTGCTGCTCTGGATCGTGGCGGCGGGCTTCACGGCGGCCGGAGTTCTGATCGGCTGGAACTAG
- a CDS encoding xanthine dehydrogenase family protein molybdopterin-binding subunit — protein sequence MSAVKERKRDVPSGTEGGFRYVGKSVPRADGPDKAQGRYDYLADTRFDGALYGVVLLSPHAHARVTALDASEALKVPGVRILTFEDVPDVLYNSGEWFPGQKDHPDEPLLTAHVRHVGDRVALVLARDERTARLARERIAVEYELLPPILDPLSAQDAPVPLHEDGIAAFPGRLAYGDADSAFASAAHVVESTIVTPRIHHAAMEPHAVLAVPRPEGVLELHTPCQILFGVQHTVAAVLGMPLSKVRVLKAPMGGTFGGKQEVVFEALCAWAAMKLRCPVFLNTNREESMLSTRTRAATVGRVATALDGDGRILARKFDVVVDAGAYLSGSKKVMMAMGKKTSRLYRLPAMEYTGRTVRTSTTPAGACRGYGSPQIHAITEIHTDLLCRRLGYDPVAFRLANLVHPYDDDPSGASNLGNARVRDCLIRGAEAFGWESRSKVMAYGRFRRSAGFACCTHGNGYFGTVYHDLVGMSLRILEDGSIVLRTALHELGNGTLAAMAQIVAEVTGVPPDRIVVTEGDTQFGNYDVGCQASRVIFVCGECARLCAEKALDLLCTESEKLWGRRAAFRDGRLYVGDEPMALDEAVRALAAKARVTVDVQVEHRPERNPGSYAAHFADVTVDTLTGQVTVNDFLAVHDVGQAINRSFVEGQIYGGVQMGLGMALLEEMTCDAKGRPTARNFDKYHMFNAPEMPNIEILLIEEGEPGGPFGAKSIGEIATVPTAPAVVNAVNRALGTELAVLPLTPARIVAALHPEEA from the coding sequence CCGGGTGACCGCCCTCGACGCCTCCGAGGCGCTGAAGGTTCCCGGGGTCCGCATCCTGACGTTCGAAGACGTTCCGGACGTCCTCTACAACAGCGGCGAGTGGTTCCCCGGCCAGAAGGACCACCCGGACGAGCCCCTGCTGACGGCTCACGTCCGCCACGTGGGCGACCGCGTGGCGCTGGTCCTGGCCCGGGACGAGCGCACCGCGCGCCTGGCGCGCGAACGGATCGCCGTGGAGTACGAGCTCCTGCCGCCGATCCTCGACCCGCTCTCGGCCCAGGACGCCCCGGTGCCCCTGCACGAGGACGGGATCGCCGCCTTTCCGGGCCGTCTGGCCTACGGCGACGCGGACTCGGCCTTCGCCTCGGCCGCCCACGTGGTGGAGAGCACCATCGTCACCCCCAGGATCCACCACGCGGCGATGGAGCCCCACGCGGTGCTGGCCGTCCCCCGGCCCGAGGGCGTGCTGGAGCTGCACACGCCCTGCCAGATCCTCTTCGGGGTCCAGCACACCGTCGCCGCGGTGCTGGGGATGCCCCTGTCCAAGGTGCGGGTGCTGAAGGCGCCGATGGGCGGAACCTTCGGGGGCAAGCAGGAGGTCGTCTTCGAGGCGCTGTGCGCCTGGGCGGCCATGAAGCTGCGCTGTCCCGTGTTCCTGAACACCAACCGCGAGGAGTCCATGCTGTCGACGCGCACGCGGGCCGCGACCGTAGGACGGGTGGCGACGGCCCTCGACGGGGACGGCCGCATCCTGGCACGGAAGTTCGACGTCGTCGTGGACGCCGGCGCATACCTCTCGGGCTCCAAGAAGGTGATGATGGCGATGGGCAAGAAGACGTCGCGCCTGTACCGTCTGCCCGCCATGGAGTACACGGGCCGGACGGTCCGGACCTCGACCACGCCGGCCGGGGCCTGCCGCGGCTACGGTTCGCCCCAGATCCACGCCATCACCGAGATCCACACCGACCTCCTCTGCCGGCGCCTGGGCTACGACCCCGTGGCGTTCCGGCTCGCCAACCTGGTCCATCCCTACGACGACGATCCCTCGGGGGCCTCGAACCTGGGCAACGCGCGCGTCCGGGACTGTCTGATCCGCGGCGCGGAGGCGTTCGGCTGGGAGAGCCGCAGCAAGGTCATGGCCTACGGGCGCTTCCGGCGCTCGGCGGGGTTCGCCTGCTGCACGCACGGCAACGGCTACTTCGGAACGGTCTATCACGACCTCGTGGGGATGTCGCTGCGCATCCTGGAGGACGGCTCCATCGTGCTGAGGACGGCGCTGCACGAGCTGGGCAACGGCACCCTGGCCGCGATGGCCCAGATCGTCGCGGAGGTGACCGGCGTGCCCCCCGACCGCATCGTCGTGACGGAGGGCGACACGCAGTTCGGCAACTACGACGTGGGCTGCCAGGCCAGCCGCGTGATCTTCGTCTGCGGGGAGTGCGCCCGGCTCTGCGCCGAGAAAGCCCTGGACCTGCTGTGCACGGAGTCCGAAAAACTCTGGGGCAGGCGCGCCGCCTTCCGGGACGGTCGGCTTTACGTGGGGGACGAGCCCATGGCGCTGGACGAGGCGGTCCGGGCCCTCGCGGCCAAGGCCCGCGTGACGGTGGACGTGCAGGTGGAGCATCGGCCGGAGCGGAACCCCGGCTCCTACGCCGCCCACTTCGCCGACGTCACGGTGGACACCCTGACGGGCCAGGTGACGGTGAACGATTTTCTGGCCGTCCACGACGTGGGGCAGGCCATAAACCGCAGCTTCGTCGAGGGGCAGATCTACGGCGGCGTCCAGATGGGGCTGGGCATGGCGCTGCTGGAGGAGATGACCTGCGACGCGAAGGGGCGCCCCACGGCCCGGAACTTCGACAAGTACCACATGTTCAACGCACCGGAGATGCCGAACATCGAAATCCTGCTGATCGAGGAGGGCGAGCCCGGCGGCCCCTTCGGGGCCAAGAGCATCGGCGAGATCGCGACCGTGCCCACCGCGCCGGCCGTCGTCAACGCCGTCAACCGGGCGCTGGGGACGGAGCTGGCCGTGCTGCCCCTGACGCCCGCGCGGATCGTCGCGGCGCTGCACCCCGAGGAGGCCTGA